From the genome of Salvelinus sp. IW2-2015 unplaced genomic scaffold, ASM291031v2 Un_scaffold3701, whole genome shotgun sequence:
CCTCTTTTTAAAGACCTATTTTCTTTCCTCCATTCACAATAACACCATGTTCCTTCATTGACGTCATCGGTCTTCCACAGCTGTGTGTCAGATAAATGGAGGGAGTGACAGAGAATAAGATAGAGAAAgatctgaggaagagagaggagaccggTGGAATAGAAGAgtgagaggagcaagagagagggttGTGGCAATGAGAGCGAAAAGAACGAGAtggagataaataaataaagactaTGCtgcgagaacagagagagataaataaataaagactatgccagagagacagagagagcataaataaatacagactatgccttgtcacgtttctgacctgttttctctttgttttgtatgtgtttagttggtccaGGCGTGAgttttggggtgggcattctatgttatgtgtttctatgtttaggttcattgtctgTTCATTGTTAgcccttatatggttctcaatcagggacaggtgttattcatttcctctgattgagaatcatatataggtaggctgtttcacactgtttgtttgtgggtgatttgtcttccgtgtctgtatgtatgttcgtacacacgggactgtagcgtttgtttgtagcctgtacctgttcgtgcgttcttcgtgtatttgtaagttctcatgttttaggtcagtctacgtcgtttattgGTTTTTAGTTTGTTAAagagttttcgtgtttcgtcgttctgttaataaatttcattatgtattcatcacccgctgcgcttggtccgctcattcaccacaagacgaccaTTACaatgccagagagacagagagagataaataaataaagactatgcgagagagacagagagagataaaaataTACAGACtatgccagagagacagagagagataaataaatacagactatatgcccagagagacagagagagataaataaatacCAGACtatgccagagagacagagagagataaataaatacagactatgccagagagacagagagagataaataaataaagactattgccagagagacggagagagagataaataataAAGACTAtgccagagagggagacagagagagagataaataataAAAGACtatgccagagagacagagagagataaataaatacagaccatgccagagagacagagagagataaaataaataaagactatgcccagaggagacagagagagataaataaataaagaactatgccagagagacagaggagagataaaTAAAGactatgacagagagagaaataaatacagactatgccacagagagacagagagagataaaataaTAAAGACTATgccagagagagataaataaataaagactatgccagagagacagagagagattgaatggAGTGATTGAAGAGAGACCTTCCTCTTCTGAGGTTCTGGGTGGTCAGTTCAAACAGCCTGCCAGCAGACAGAAAGGCATCCATTCCAGCCAGGCAGCTAGACTGACTGGCCACACAGACGGCTGATAATCAAAGACAGACTGAATGATCAGACACCCTGATGGATCAGACAGAACACACTTGGAtgatcagacagacaggacagcctgactgactgactgacaagaAAAACAGACTGACAGATGATCAGACTgatgatcagacagacagacagggacagttCTTGCCTCCCTCCATGGTCCCCAGACTCCTCCAGGCATCCCAGCCTCATTAACCAGGCCCTCATTAACATGTGAACTGGGTCTCACCAGCATGACCACTTATGAAATTGACTTGGGCAATTAAGTCTGATTTTTTTtatgaatcagagagagagaagagagaagtcaAGAGCGCATGTCTTGGGTTACATGATAATgatccagagagagagtcagagaagcATGTCTGGTTACATGATAATGTCAGAGAGCATGTCTGGGTTTACATGATgacgatcagagagagagagagagagagacatgtctgGTTACATGATAatgacaagaaagagagagagagaggtcagagagcatgTCTGGGTTACATGATAAATGATCAGAGAGAAGAGTCAGAGAGCATGTCTGGTTACATGATAATGATCAGAAGAGAGAGTCAGGAGAGTGTCTGGGTTACATGAtaatgatcagagagagagagagagagggtcagagagcaTGTCTGGGTTACATGATAATgatcagagaaagagagtgtcaGAGAGCATGTCTGGGTTACATGAtaatgatcagagagagagagtcagagagcatGTCTGGGTTACATGATAAAAtgatcagagagagagtcagagagcatGTCTGGGTTACATGATAAtgatcagagagagagtcagagagcatGTCTGGGTTACATGATGATGATCAGAAGAAGAATTAGTGGGGTGGGTTGTGCTGGGGAGTGGAccggagagaagatgagagaagaggaccaGAGAGCAGGATGTGCGGAGGAAGCTGTAGCGTGGAAGGGATTGTTGTGTGATCGTTGTGTGATGAATCAAGCTGTTGCCTCTGAGCACAGACACACGTGCACACAAGAGGAAACGCAGGCGTTGATGAAGATATGACATGCTCAtacgttctctctctttttctctgtcataCACACAGCTCTACCAGATATACACATGGTTGGCATAAGGTACATatggttgagagagaggaaggccagAGGGTAAAACATCAGGTGTTAGAGGTTTGAATGATGactaactcactctgtgtgacaCCAAAGACAGGACCTCAGAATAATATTGCATGTTTGTATGTAGTCTACTTCTCCATTGCAGTTCATGTCcagcatacactcttagaaaaaagtgttccaaaagggttcttcagttgtccccataggagaacactttttggttccaggtagaactattttgggttccatgtggaaAGGGTTTaaaatggaacccaaaagggttctacctggaatcattATTGGGGACTGCCGCAGAAGCGTTTAAggctctagatagcacctttttttctaagagtgtattgccCCTTGTAGGATAAACAAAGTAGGCATTTTGAATGGAATTTAAAccgtccctgatctgtttcattaAGTACAttctagaacacagaacacactcaGAGACACCCATGGGCTTTCTAACCACGTACAATTAGGGATGGGCGATATATCAAATTCATTTTAATTGATGTTTTTGCACGATATTTCAAATGCCAGTATCGCAAGAATGTCGTTTttactgtttacatttttttcagagCATTTATGTTCTCTTattggtctcgtctccttctctccttttgcTGTGACTGTGCACCTTACCGTTTACACACACGCCaagcccctcccccacacaccgaGCCCCTCCCCGAGCCCCCTCCGCCACAACACAGATTATAAATAGGCCCTCCGCCCACACAGAGCCGCCCCCCCCAGCCTCCCCCCAACACAGAGCCCCTCCGCCACCACAACAGAGCCCTCCCCCCACAACCCtaacagagcccccccccccccccacacctcccccctcccccacccattGAGCCCCCCACACAGAGCCCCccaccccacagagcccctccccacacacagagCCCTTCCCCACCTATCGAGCCCCTCCCCCACTACAGagcccctccccacacacagagCCCCTCAGAGCCCCTCTCCCATCCATCGACCCTTCCCCCACACAGCCCCTCCCATCCACAGAGCCCCTCCCCCACCCACAGAGCCCCTCCCAGCCATCGAGCCCCTCCCCACCCACAGAGCCCCTCCCCATCCACAGAGCCCCTCCCCCACCCACAGAGCCCCTGCCCCCATCCACAGagcctccccccacacacagagCCCTCCCCACCCCATCGAGctcctctcccacacacagagCCCCTCCCCCATCCACAGAGCCCCTCCCCCAGACACAGAGCCCTCCCCCACAGACAGAGCCCCTCCCCCAGACACAGCACCCCTCGCCCAGACACAGAGCTTCTCCCCCAGACACAGAGCCCTCCCCCAGACACAGagcccctccccacacacagagcccctcccccacacacagcgCCCCCCCCAGACACAGAGCCCTCCCCCGACACAGAGCCCCTCCCCCAGACACAGAGCCCCCTCACCAACACAGAGCCCCTCCGCCACCACATTCGCCCCACACACAGagcccctccccacacacagagcccctccccacacacagagcccctgccactcacaactacaaagatgagagatcacttcttcctctttttcctctttcctctttctcaacTCCTCAGATTGTGCGCAGAGCAGACACTACCAAAACAGGAGTATCAATTTTAAGTTACATTTTTAAGTTTAGTTTAATTTATTTGCacaaagaaaacaagtgataAACAACAGTAcagattttaaaataataataataatatggtttgcaggtgtggttggaagtccaagggcttatatgaaaaccacaccagaAAAATACTAGATACAATacataagtacaaaaataaaaagggTTTGTTAAAACAGATAACAAAACCTACTAATATATAAtgcaatgaacattgattctggaaaattcATGCTCAGTTTGTCACGCGTGGTGCCACATAACGCTAGttgcattttagccaaagactgttatactagctgtctatTCTGTGTTTTATAGATGTGCAATAAGCATCAAACAGAaatatataaggaattggcaactcgttctcattctgagaaataaggtaggccacttgatttcaacatctgaacaaagtggacaggctaacatgctgtttaaacagttggagacagacagaagggaacaaa
Proteins encoded in this window:
- the LOC139025992 gene encoding uncharacterized protein encodes the protein MVGIRAPHPTEPLPTHRALPHLSSPSPTTEPLPTHRAPQSPSPIHRPFPHTAPPIHRAPPPPTEPLPAIEPLPTHRAPPHPQSPSPTHRAPAPIHRASPHTQSPPHPIELLSHTQSPSPIHRAPPPDTEPSPTDRAPPPDTAPLAQTQSFSPRHRALPQTQSPSPHTEPLPHTQRPPQTQSPPPTQSPSPRHRAPSPTQSPSATTFAPHTEPLPTHRAPPHTQSPCHSQLQR